CacaatatttattattttcacgggaaaaacatttaaatagataatataaatttaaaatttatCCGAAATCACTCCGAAATTACTCGAGAAGACGATAATATAACGTAAGATAAATTTCTTTCAGGACGGCTCTCAAATCTTGTTGTGCGCACATTATAGAAATGAGTATAAGAACCAAAAGACTCATAATTTGTCCAAAGTTGTGGGACGCTGAAATAGACATGTGGGTGCGCAAGAATTTCTTAAAAGTGGTGTTAGGATGGAAATCTTAGGTGCAATAATGTTACTACTTCATTGTCGGAAAAAGTAATTAACATGTGGTGTAAgaatgttaataatattcaagGTAATAGGCTGATCTCTATCATATCTTGCTTAGTTGACATCCCTTCCATTATGAATTAAGCATACCCTTCCTGAAATACGgaaaaatcatttttttaataaccTAAAGTTCCCTGTTGCTATAGAATCATTAGAAATTGTTAGACCATGGTTAACGGTCTATTTGGTGTATGGTACGGTCTACCCTTGTGACTGTTGGCAGTCCGTACACCATCTCCATTTATCTTACCCATGGCGCGCTTATCCTCGAGAAGAGATAAGTATAACAGTTGTTGAACATAAAGCACTAAACCCTAACattaaatattaaagaacTCTAGAGGGTAACGCTGATGAGATGCAAAGGTATATAAAGGGTAGTATGTTGCATCTAAAGTCTAAGACGTATAATTATCCTTTCCATAATTTATATCtattgtatattatatattatataactAATCAGAATTCTAAAAAATCATTGACACTTAATTCTCAATGTCTGATTCATctattaatattcaaacCTTATCACAACAATTGTGTCTGTTCATCATAAACACTAATAACTAAAACTTATAGTTAGTATTGTATAATAGTATATTTTATGTATTAGATATAAGAAACCAAGGAAaagttattaatattgacTTTCTCTATACTCGATGTCTTTCCCTATTGTTCCCAATAGGTCTGTTGATGCAGGTAACCTGGCTCAACAGAAATTATGCCAAAACCAGTTTTGTTCTGATTTATATCACGGTTGTTTATCGTTACAACCACCAATTGCAAAGTGATAGATATATTAATGTACCGTACTTATTGCTTTGGGTACATATGAAGACTATACTAAGCATTTAGCCCTTTTTGCGGCTTTTATAACCGTGGCTGATGGCACTGGAAGCTGTTAAATGACAAGTACTTTATAATGATTATGTAACTAATTAGGTAAACATCCAGTCTAGTTATACCACTTTGTCATCTTATTCGGTAGTTGCAGTAAAATATTAGTAGTATTTATAGAAGTGTAGCCAAATGTATACTAACTACATGTTTGGCCTAATCTGAAAAAGTTAAAAGACAAGACATTATCATCTATTTTGagattttaatattattccttGGTTTCCTTTATCtaatacataatatatactatCATACAATAGTAACTAGTTATAGGCATTTATAATGAACAAACACATTTTATACTTACCTCTTTTCGGGGCAAAGCGCCCCATGAGTAAGAGGGATAGTAGTGGTGTACGGAGTTAGCAACAGCTTCTATTATGACTTCCAACAGTCTTTTATTATGACTTTGGAACTCCGTACACCAACTGGGCCATTAATCATTGTCGAACATATGAGTCCCTAGgtcttatttatttatcaaCCTTTAAATTTACCTCAACATTCCCGACACCTAACCGTTAAAAACTTCCCCTGATTTGACACCTAAACAGAACAAAAACATCGACCATATCGGTGACGgacaataaataaacaagtTGGGTAGCGTTAACTCAAAGTGAGCAGCGACCCTTCTGATTTCAGAAGCTTAACATCGCATATTTAATGTTAGATGTAATTTACTTCTTATTGATAGTTCAGGGTTATCTATTAATATGTTCAGGTATAATAGGTATAAGTCTAATATTATAGGTTCAGTATATAATAAGCAGATAGGATAATAATGTGATGTCGTGATAATCTAAAGGGTTCTAAGATTGGTAACGTTCTCTGAAGTAGCTTCAGTTGCAAAGTTCTCATTAGAAGTTCTTGAAGGGATAGTCAAGCTCGGCGTATCGCATTATGCGGGGAAGACACTTTATTATAATTCTTGTTATGCTTGAACAGGGTACAATTACTATGCAGCTTCTACTACTCCATCCTTAAGGTTGTTAATTTAGGCATAGTTTAGAGCAATCACATCAACCTTACATTTAATTAGGATATAGAACTAACTGCTCAGTAACACACGAGAGagcaaatattttttgatgtaggtttatttattaaacaGCACAATTATTTTTCTGAATAATGAGGAAAATTGATGGTCTGAGacatttcttcaaataatttcttcaacaaaataaacaagTAGGTTTTACACTTGGAACAGTAAGTTCATTTCTAGAAAGAAACCCCATGAATTTCGATAACGTTGAAACAATACCAACTTTTATTGTAAGAAAAGATAGAGTTTAATCATTCGAACGGCCGACCAAGCTATCAAAGTTGCCAGGAAGATAACGCCACATAATATTAAGACgtaaaaaaacaaaagcttcatctttataataaaattagaaaCGTTCTTATTAGGAAATAGATGATTTAAAGAAGCTTGTGCGTTATCCTTCTATGAGATTAACATTACTATTGTTATGTCacaatcaatttttttttcagaGAAGTTCATACAATTAATCctattgatattgaagTTTGTATATTCGTATAGCTAGGCCAGCCCATTGATGGTAACCTGCTGTCTTTAAACGCTATTTGCAGAGGTATTATGTTCTTCATAAAGTAGGTCAACTTCTAATTGGACTATGCCAGGTGGGGACTTCGGTTAAGATGTAACCAAGAGGAAAGAGAATCTTTAATCGATATAACGCAGTTGTTTAAGAAACCATAAACTTTAGGGTTTTACTTATATAGGAAGCCTCTTGGAACCGCGACTCCAAATAACACCAGAGAAATTAGGTGAAAGCTAGTTTAACTTGGAATAAAAGTTGCCCTATGGTTTATAAATACGtttattcatttcataTTCGCTAACTAGTAGAGTTTGATTTTCATCATCCGCTGTTTCAAGTTTTAACAATTTAGAAACCTTTGGGAACCTTTGGAATATACAGTAAAGGTTCTTGAGATTAGGAAAACTGGGTCAGTTACTTATGATAGAAGTCTGTTTTACTGGTTCAATATCTCTAACTGGGCCATGATTTCGAAGGAAGATGCACATTTACTCTGAGTTCGTGGATAAGAATGCAACATTTGATAAATagtattgtttttttacCATCTAAAGAAATCGTATCAGAGACCTTCTTAGGGAAACTTTGACGGATTTAATGTCAGAAGAAAGTAAGTAATGCCATTCCTGTAAGTGGAGGCAGAGTTCGGCCAATATTAACGTATATTTTTGTCGGACAATGACCTAAGATTACAAATAAAAAGTACAGCTTCATTCGAGTTCATTTTCTTGCGGAGCTGGGGCATTTACTTATGATTCTTATGATTCTGAAGGTAAGGGTTGACCGCTTTTTCGGACCTTTTACCTAGGAGATTGTTGAGTAAAGTTACTATCACCGGACTGCGCGAATTCTCGAATATTGGCTTGTCGCCCATCTTTCAACAAACTACAAATCAATACGTAAATCCACTATGCGAATATATAACACTTCAGTTTGAAAGTCAAAagcttttttttcttagtTTAGATATCTGTTCACGTTGTGTTGGTGCTGATTTCTCAAAATACGTGGCTCACATAACTGTGTTCTTAGTATCTTTATCCATATTAGAACGTGAGATGCCAAAGACAATACAAAAAAGGGGGAACACCTCTACCACTACAGTAGTCGAAGgtattatcaataatactGATAATGGTGATTCTATTGAACAAGTGAAGAGAAAAGTTGTTTATAAATTATACAGGTGGGATGAAATCCCTGAGTGGCAGAAGGATAATGAACATATCATCAGTGGGTATGTTCGTGAAACAAATAGTTTCAAAGGATGTTTGCACAGCTTATTTTATGTTCACAATGAATCAGGAAATGTATATTCACATCTTCTCCCTGgagttttctttttcttcacgATGGTGCTAAATAAATATGGAATAACAATATACTCAACTACAAGCATTGTAGATTATCTTATGATAGACCTATTCTTTTTTGGGGCCTTCTGTTGTCTTATTCTCAGTAGTCTTTTTCATTGTTTTAAGAGTCATTCGTTGAAAGTAGCCACTTTAGGTAATAAACTAGACTATTTGGGGATTGTAATTCTTATTGTCACATCGATGATAAGTATAATGTACTTCGGTTTTTTTGACaatccattatttttttattttttttcctctttgaCTTTCTTATTTGGTGGTGCATGCGCAACTGTATCTTTGAAAGATCATTTCCGTTCTAGAGAATGGAGACCGTATAGAGCTGGATTATTTGTTGCCTTTGGCCTTTCAGCAATTCTCCCAATATTAGCAGGTACATTCTATTATGgtattgaagaaactttTATTCGAATCCAACTAAAATGGATAATCTTGGAAGGcttcttttatatattcgGGGCTTTTCTCTATGGGGTGAGATTCCCTGAAAAATATGTACCTGGATCTTTTGATATTTGGGGACATTCCCaccaaatatttcatattttaGTCGTAGTTGCCGCTTTTTGTCACTTAAGAGGCTTATTATCTAGTTATGAAATCGTACATAGTAGACTTTAGAACTATAAAAATACGTCAAGATGTTGCCTAGAAGCGTCTTAGTCTAACTTTGATTGTCCTCTATTATATATTGAGTATTAATTGTCGAAAGattatgaaattaatataCTATGGCGTCCCTATTACTTAGCATTTTCTGTCTTTGTATGCGTTGTTGAGTAGTATGGTCTTTCTAATATGTGTTCAATTATATGGGGCGCTCAACTGTCTAGTAGACATTGCCCATGTCATTCAATGTTATGTGGACTGGTCTATATACTTCTAGAACTCGAAGTTGCTTATTCAGGTCAATTGAACGCCTATTGGTCGGGTTTTTACTTTGAAGTTTAGCGGTATATTTTAACATCTTAAATAccatattttatttttcttcatttatCGGAGATTTCTTTTTagtataaaatataattgatgaatattaAAGACACGCATATTTGTTGAAGGAACAGTTAACACTTCACTAACTTCAGCTCTCTTGAAGTATAAACACAATATCAGTTACAACACCAAAAATATACAACAAGACAATacactaataataaaataattatgGCACGTTCAAGAGGATCGAGACCTATGTCGAGAGGCAGCAGCAGACCAATCTCTAGATCGACTGGTGGGCCAACACAACAAACGCGTTCAGCCTCTACAGCTGCAGCTCCAACCAATTATCAACAGCAACCTAATGCATACTCACATCCTCAGGCGGCGGTGCCAACCTCACAGGGTCCAGGATTATTTGGTCAGATGGCATCAACAGCAGCCGGTGTGGCTGTGGGGAGTTCTATCGGGCATGCCGTAGGTGGCTTACTATTTGGAGGGGGTGGATCAAGGACTGCTGATGTAGATCAACCACAGCAACAAGATGTAACACCCCAAGCGACTGCCTCAACTTTACAGCAAGAGCAAGGGAGAAGTTGTGACGGAGCTGCCAAAAGTTTTACTAAATGTTTAGACGATAACGATGGTAACTTCCAAATATGTGACTATTACTTGCAACAGTTAAAAGCCTGTCAAGAAGCAGCTCGTCAATATTAGGCTAATTTGAACCTAGTCAATAGGtgttcttttcaatattcaaCAAAAGCGAAACATTTGAGCCATCGATTTTCGGCTGTAAatgttgaaatatttaatcCTGTAAGGAAAATACATAGATGcgaatgaaaaattatgtACATATCAGATATGAATTgaatagaaaaaatattcttccGGTTAATTAGATACAGAAACAGCTGTTGTGTGACTTTCCATCACATAAAAAGGGCACGTGTAATTTGTCTGTAAAAATGTGTAACTATGAATTACGGGCAACGCGGTTGCGATCCCCGCTAACAATTAAGGCTAACAGGTAGACTCTAAGCGGTAAATATTGGGCAGCACCAGTAATGTTACGTACAAAAAAAGAGGCGAGAAATAGATGATGAGAAATAGCTCACTTCCCGATGAATTGATTTCATGGTCTACAGAGgaattaattatatataaatctTTACTTCGATGGACATCCGAATTCACCAATCTATCTAAAAATGTTACTTTGACAAACAAGCTGCTATCATAGAAGCAAGGAAAAAggaattaaaaaaaatgggtCATTCATTGCAACTAGCACATCAAATAAAAGGGAAAGAAGTTTTGATCATAGGTGGTGGGAAGGTTTGCATAACTAGATTAAAGAAGTTATTGCCTGCCGGGTCCAAAATTACATTAGTATCAACAGAAGTTGATCCAAAGATATTGAACAATGATTATTTTCCATCAAACTTGATGAATAAGGAAGGCAATACAAAGCGCGAATACACCAACATGAATTGGGATAAGAAGGAGAAGACGCAAATTTTTAAGATCATCCGTACGGAATATAAAGAGGAATACTTGACTATCGATGATCATGACAATAAAAATGGTTGGAATCTAATTCTTGTCTGCATCTCAAGTTTTGAAATCTCAGAGAAGATTTATTGGAAGGCCAAAGAGATCTTTGGTTCTCAACAACTGATTAACGTTGCCGATAAGCCATCTCTTTgtgatttcttcttcggCGCAAACCTTGATTTGGAAGGTGGTCTACAACTGATGGTCAGTAGTAATGGTATCAGTCCAACTTTGGGAGGATTGATGCGTGATGAGATCAACAGACATTTCGCGTCTCTAAATTTCGAAGTAATCATGGAGAAGCTAGCAAACTTGAGATTCGGAATAAGAGAATTGACTACTAATCCTGACGGAGAAGATGAACCTCAAGTTATAGCATACAGAATGACGTGGAT
Above is a genomic segment from Naumovozyma dairenensis CBS 421 chromosome 6, complete genome containing:
- the IZH2 gene encoding PAQR-type receptor (similar to Saccharomyces cerevisiae IZH2 (YOL002C); ancestral locus Anc_6.27) — its product is MPKTIQKRGNTSTTTVVEGIINNTDNGDSIEQVKRKVVYKLYRWDEIPEWQKDNEHIISGYVRETNSFKGCLHSLFYVHNESGNVYSHLLPGVFFFFTMVLNKYGITIYSTTSIVDYLMIDLFFFGAFCCLILSSLFHCFKSHSLKVATLGNKLDYLGIVILIVTSMISIMYFGFFDNPLFFYFFSSLTFLFGGACATVSLKDHFRSREWRPYRAGLFVAFGLSAILPILAGTFYYGIEETFIRIQLKWIILEGFFYIFGAFLYGVRFPEKYVPGSFDIWGHSHQIFHILVVVAAFCHLRGLLSSYEIVHSRL
- the MIX17 gene encoding Mix17p (similar to Saccharomyces cerevisiae MIC17 (YMR002W); ancestral locus Anc_6.34), with the protein product MARSRGSRPMSRGSSRPISRSTGGPTQQTRSASTAAAPTNYQQQPNAYSHPQAAVPTSQGPGLFGQMASTAAGVAVGSSIGHAVGGLLFGGGGSRTADVDQPQQQDVTPQATASTLQQEQGRSCDGAAKSFTKCLDDNDGNFQICDYYLQQLKACQEAARQY
- the MET8 gene encoding bifunctional precorrin-2 dehydrogenase/sirohydrochlorin ferrochelatase MET8 (similar to Saccharomyces cerevisiae MET8 (YBR213W); ancestral locus Anc_6.105) — encoded protein: MGHSLQLAHQIKGKEVLIIGGGKVCITRLKKLLPAGSKITLVSTEVDPKILNNDYFPSNLMNKEGNTKREYTNMNWDKKEKTQIFKIIRTEYKEEYLTIDDHDNKNGWNLILVCISSFEISEKIYWKAKEIFGSQQLINVADKPSLCDFFFGANLDLEGGLQLMVSSNGISPTLGGLMRDEINRHFASLNFEVIMEKLANLRFGIRELTTNPDGEDEPQVIAYRMTWIKTVTDIFGLKYCENINVPKLLELFEKMQHDDYSLSFGDAQEFITKYTL